One genomic region from Anguilla rostrata isolate EN2019 chromosome 2, ASM1855537v3, whole genome shotgun sequence encodes:
- the LOC135247399 gene encoding survival of motor neuron-related-splicing factor 30-like codes for MSDDMMKQLASYKAQLQQVEAALSTDPENEDLLKLQKDLQEVLELTKDLLSSQPTVAPTSSESSATTSQSHSWKAGDSCMAVWNVDGQLYKAEIEEIDEENDTAAITFLGYGNAEVVPLHGLKPAEQGAASEESKSRREQIAEQREYKKKKAQKKVQRMKELEQEREVQKCKWQQFNNKAYSKNKKGQVKKSIFASPESVNGKVGVGTCGIADKPMTQYQDSSKYNVRHLMPQ; via the exons ATGTCAGATGATATGATGAAACAGCTGGCCAGCTATaaggcccagctgcagcaggttgAAGCGGCTCTGTCAACAGATCCTGAGAACGAGGACCTGCTTAAACTACAGAAAGACTTACAG GAAGTCCTTGAATTAACCAAGGACCTCCTGTCGAGTCAGCCAACTGTGGCCCCTACTAGTTCTGAAAGCTCAGCCACGACCTCCCAGAGCCATTCATGGAAAGCAGGGGACAGCTGCATGGCTGTTTGGAACGTGGATGGACA GTTGTACAAGGCCGAGATCGAGGAGATAGACGAGGAGAACGACACGGCGGCCATCACGTTCCTGGGCTACGGAAACGCGGAGGTCGTCCCGCTGCACGGCCTCAAGCCCGCCGAGCAGGGCGCCGCATCGGAGGAGTCCAAATCCAG GAGGGAGCAGATAGCGGAGCAGAGGGAgtacaagaagaagaaggccCAGAAGAAGGTCCAGCGGAtgaaggagctggagcaggagagggaggtgcAGAAGTGCAAGTGGCAGCAGTTCAACAACAAGGCCTACTCCAAGAACAAAAAAGGACAG GTGAAGAAGAGCATATTCGCCTCGCCCGAGAGCGTGAACGGCAAGGTCGGGGTGGGGACGTGCGGAATAGCCGACAAGCCGATGACCCAGTACCAGGACTCGTCCAAATACAACGTGCGGCACCTCATGCCGCAGTGA